Proteins encoded together in one Solanum lycopersicum chromosome 7, SLM_r2.1 window:
- the LOC101248894 gene encoding WEB family protein At5g55860, which translates to MVSKDRNKPTGSPKVHVGEIDTSAPFQSVKDAVNLFGEGAFSGEKPAIRKARPQSAERVLAKETRLHLAQKELNKLKDQLKNAETTRAQALTELERAKRTVDDLTKKLKIVCESKDLAVKATEAAKSQVNQLEAPNDGSVMGKDGSWKVDLETAREKYMAEIADLDKAKQELRKIRQDCNTFMEEKGGAIEQAAEAERTAKANMERARELSKEIAVVHESVDQLKLACVQEREEEAKIYAEKDVQKQSYKAKLEESAEKLLALKKETDADLAKSLEAQLAETMSEIEALRKEMDSAKSSDLDKVKVVTAELDDAKESLRKVAEEESTLQTLVETLKLDLENIKKEHYDLKEKEAETESLAGGLHVKLRKAKSELEVAVAEEAKARGASEEMISTLHQLILETENAKLEAEEMKMQAEELKKEAEAARMALEDAEKKLKVAMEEAEEAKSAEAEARDQIKILSEKTTAARSSTSESGARITLSRDEFDSLSRKVEELDNLAEIRVGAAMAQVEAVKASENEALKKLESTQKEINDIKTATQEALKKAEMAEAAKKAVEGELRRWREREQKKAAEAASRILAETHMNYRSSPQSYTVQKEKPSEKFMESHVKMHSPVETKKQNTQENIMEMRKLQKAKTSVSKKKVLMPSISGIFHKKKNQVEGDSPSYLPGEKPVW; encoded by the exons ATGGTTTCAAAAGACCGTAATAAACCTACTGGATCTCCAAAAGTACATGTTGGGGAGATAGATACAAGTGCACCATTTCAGTCTGTCAAAGATGCTGTTAACTTGTTTGGGGAAGGTGCATTCTCAGGGGAAAAACCTGCAATCAGGAAGGCAAGACCTCAGTCCGCAGAG AGGGTACTGGCAAAGGAAACACGGCTTCACTTAGCTCAGAAAGAGCTGAACAAGTTGAAGGATCAGTTGAAAAATGCAGAAACCACTAGAGCCCAAGCACTTACTGAGCTCGAAAGGGCAAAACGGACTGTTGATGACCTTACCAAAAAGCTTAAAATTGTTTGCGAGTCGAAGGATTTGGCTGTCAAGGCAACAGAAGCAGCAAAGAGTCAGGTGAACCAACTTGAAGCACCAAATGATGGTTCTGTTATGGGGAAGGATGGTTCTTGGAAAGTGGATCTGGAAACTGCAAGAGAAAAGTATATGGCTGAAATAGCTGATCTTGATAAAGCAAAACAAGAGCTGAGGAAAATCCGCCAGGATTGTAATACATTTATGGAAGAAAAAGGTGGCGCTATTGAGCAGGCAGCAGAAGCTGAGCGTACTGCCAAAGCAAATATGGAAAGAGCTAGAGAGCTTTCCAAGGAAATAGCAGTTGTCCATGAGTCGGTTGATCAACTAAAACTTGCCTGTGTGCAGGAGCGGGAAGAGGAAGCAAAGATTTATGCTGAAAAGGATGTCCAGAAGCAGTCCTACAAGGCTAAACTTGAAGAGTCAGCAGAGAAGTTACTTGCTTTGAAGAAAGAGACTGATGCAGATTTAGCCAAGAGTCTTGAAGCACAGTTAGCTGAAACAATGTCTGAAATTGAAGCTTTGAGGAAAGAAATGGACAGTGCGAAGTCTTCTGACCTTGATAAGGTGAAAGTTGTCACTGCAGAGCTGGATGATGCTAAGGAATCACTACGTAAGGTCGCAGAAGAAGAGAGTACTCTTCAAACCTTGGTGGAGACCCTTAAACTGGACCTGGAGAACATCAAGAAAGAACATTATGATCTGAAGGAAAAGGAGGCAGAGACGGAATCACTTGCAGGGGGTCTGCATGTCAAGCTCCGTAAAGCCAAATCCGAGCTTGAAGTAGCAGTTGCAGAAGAAGCCAAAGCAAGAGGTGCTTCTGAAGAAATGATCTCTACTCTCCACCAGCTGATCTTGGAGACTGAAAACGCAAAGCTTGAAGCTGAAGAGATGAAAATGCAAGCAGAAGAGTTAAAGAAAGAAGCTGAAGCCGCTAGAATGGCGCTTGAAGATGCAGAAAAGAAGCTTAAAGTGGCGATGGAAGAAGCTGAAGAAGCAAAATCAGCTGAGGCTGAGGCTCGTGATCAAATTAAGATTTTATCTGAAAAAACCACAGCTGCACGATCCTCAACTTCTGAGTCTGGTGCTCGTATTACTTTATCAAGAGACGAGTTTGACTCATTGAGCCGTAAAGTTGAAGAACTTGATAATTTAGCAGAAATAAGAGTGGGAGCTGCAATGGCTCAGGTAGAGGCCGTGAAAGCAAGTGAGAATGAGGCCCTCAAGAAGTTGGAGTCAACTCAAAAGGAGATTAATGATATAAAAACCGCTACTCAGGAAGCCTTGAAGAAGGCAGAGATGGCAGAAGCTGCCAAGAAGGCCGTAGAAGGGGAGCTTAGAAGGTGGCGAGAACGTGAGCAAAAGAAGGCAGCTGAGGCAGCTTCTCGTATTCTTGCTGAAACACATATGAACTACAGATCTTCTCCTCAAAGTTACACAGTTCAGAAGGAGAAACCATCTGAGAAATTCATGGAATCACATGTAAAGATGCACTCACCCGTTGAAACCAAGAAGCAAAACACACAAGAGAACATAATGGAAATGCGCAAGTTGCAGAAAGCAAAGACATCAGTGTCAAAGAAGAAAGTACTGATGCCTAGTATCAGTGGCATTTTCCACAAGAAGAAAAACCAAGTAGAGGGAGATTCTCCATCATATCTGCCTGGAGAGAAACCTGTTTGGTAA
- the LOC101249473 gene encoding protein NOI4 isoform X2 — MSQEKGRPLPKFGEWDVNDPASAEGFTVIFNKARDEKKTGGKPDSPSKTDGNRKEGEEPLKPQTKKWFCCMQSPHAES; from the exons ATGTCG CAGGAAAAGGGTCGACCATTGCCTAAGTTTGGTGAATGGGATGTCAATGATCCAGCTTCTGCAGAGGGATTTACTGTGATTTTCAACAAGGCTAGGGATGAGAAAAAAACTGGTGGCAAGCCAGACTCACCATCAAAGACTGATGGTAATAGAAAGGAAGGAGAAGAACCTTTAAAACCTCAAACT AAAAAATGGTTTTGCTGTATGCAGAGCCCTCATGCAGAATCTTGA
- the LOC101249473 gene encoding protein NOI4 isoform X3, producing the protein MSEKGRPLPKFGEWDVNDPASAEGFTVIFNKARDEKKTGGKPDSPSKTDGNRKEGEEPLKPQTKKWFCCMQSPHAES; encoded by the exons ATGTCG GAAAAGGGTCGACCATTGCCTAAGTTTGGTGAATGGGATGTCAATGATCCAGCTTCTGCAGAGGGATTTACTGTGATTTTCAACAAGGCTAGGGATGAGAAAAAAACTGGTGGCAAGCCAGACTCACCATCAAAGACTGATGGTAATAGAAAGGAAGGAGAAGAACCTTTAAAACCTCAAACT AAAAAATGGTTTTGCTGTATGCAGAGCCCTCATGCAGAATCTTGA
- the LOC101249189 gene encoding cellulose synthase-like protein E1, which yields MEKLKYEPLFETKKGKGRLLYRLFATSVFCGIILIWIYRLCNIPNSGENGRYVWIGMLGAELWFSFYWFITQSVRWNRIYRYTFRDRLLMRYENELPRVDVFVCTADPAIEPPDMVINTVLSVLAYNYPPEKLSVYLSDDAGSDLTFYALLEASRFAKHWLPYCKKFNVEPRSPAAYFASLSVSDQSDADFSEMKRLYEEMANKIDVVCKAGTVSDQAKLEYKGFSKWNSYSSKKNHAAILQILIDSRDEETKDTDGVRLPTLIYVAREKHPEHFHNFKAGAMNALLRVSSEISNAPVILNVDCDMYSNNSNAIQDALCFFMDEERSHEIAFVQFPQSFGNATKNEVYGSLRVIDEVEFHGADGYGGPLYTGTGCFHRRDTLYGREYSTEARIDLKSARPEKMDENVHELEERLERLASSTYDLNTQWGNEIGLKYGCPVEDVLTGLTIKCKGWKSVYYRPERNAFLGVTATTLDQILVQHKRWSEGDLMILFSKYSPVWYGLGKLNPGLVLGYLIYCLWSPNCWATLYYSIIPSFYLLKGIPLFPQVSSKWFLPFAYVIIAELVYSFAEFLWSGGTILGWWNEQRIWLYKRTSSYMFAFLDTMLKLFGSSNTTFIVTPKVTNDDVLLRYKQEKMEFGSDSLMITILSTLAMINLFCLMGLVKKLILTRELGLEYVFETMALQILLCGVLVFVNLPLYNALFFRQDKGKIPRSTAFQIGSLKVWILVTILVVAWRCGGVYGIRFVIDREECFSHKVQMGESVHFSFVVIKSEGSWHYSEEGVDLVVKGPSGEQLHDFRDKISEKNEFVAHHEGVYRFCFTNKSPYHETIDFDLHAAHFSYHDEHAKDEHFKPLFEHIGQLEEALYNIQFEQHWLEAQTDRQAIVNEIMSKRAVYKALLESSALIGVSILQVYLLKHLFERKLGQSRV from the exons ATGGAAAAATTAAAGTATGAGCCTTTATTTGAGACAAAGAAGGGAAAGGGAAGGCTATTATATAGGCTATTTGCAACTTCAGTTTTTTGTgggattattttaatttggatTTATAGACTTTGTAATATACCAAATTCTGGTGAAAATGGTAGATATGTTTGGATTGGAATGCTTGGAGCTGAACTATGGTTTAGTTTTTACTGGTTCATCACTCAGTCTGTTCGTTGGAACAGAATTTATCGTTATACATTTCGAGATAGGCTCTTGATGAG GTACGAGAATGAGTTGCCGAGAGTTGATGTATTCGTGTGCACAGCTGATCCTGCAATAGAGCCACCAGATATGGTGATCAATACAGTTTTATCAGTCTTGGCTTACAATTATCCACCAGAAAAACTCAGTGTTTATCTCTCGGATGATGCTGGTTCCGATCTTACCTTTTATGCGTTGCTAGAAGCTTCTCGCTTTGCAAAGCATTGGCTTCCTTATTGCAAGAAATTCAACGTTGAGCCGAGATCTCCTGCTGCCTATTTTGCATCTTTGTCTGTTTCAGATCAATCTGATGCAGATTTTTCCGAAATGAAG AGATTATACGAGGAGATGGCAAACAAAATTGACGTTGTATGCAAGGCTGGAACAGTTTCAGATCAAGCAAAATTAGAATACAAAGGATTTTCCAAATGGAATTCATATTCATCCAAGAAAAACCATGCTGCTATCTTGCAG ATACTAATAGACAGCAGAGATGAAGAGACAAAGGACACTGACGGGGTAAGACTGCCAACGTTGATCTATGTGGCTCGGGAGAAGCATCCTGAGCACTTCCATAATTTCAAAGCCGGGGCGATGAATGCATTG CTCAGGGTGTCCTCGGAGATCAGCAATGCACCAGTAATTCTGAACGTAGATTGTGATATGTACTCAAACAACTCAAACGCGATTCAAGATGCTCTTTGCTTCTTTATGGATGAAGAAAGAAGCCATGAAATTGCTTTCGTGCAATTTCCACAGTCTTTCGGAAATGCCACTAAAAATGAAGTTTATGGTTCTCTGAGAGTAATTGATGAG GTGGAATTCCACGGTGCTGATGGTTACGGAGGCCCTTTGTATACTGGAACTGGCTGCTTTCATAGGAGAGACACACTTTACGGTAGAGAGTATAGCACGGAAGCTAGGATTGATTTGAAGAGTGCACGTCCTGAGAAGATGGATGAAAACGTGCACGAGTTAGAAGAAAGACTAGAAAGATTAGCTAGTTCAACGTATGACCTAAACACTCAATGGGGAAATGAG ATTGGTTTGAAGTACGGGTGCCCAGTCGAAGATGTACTGACTGGGTTGACAATCAAGTGTAAAGGTTGGAAATCTGTTTATTATCGTCCAGAAAGGAATGCCTTCTTAGGGGTTACTGCAACGACGTTGGATCAGATACTAGTGCAACATAAGAGATGGTCCGAGGGCGATTTAATGATTCTGTTTTCCAAGTATAGCCCTGTTTGGTATGGACTTGGAAAGCTCAATCCTGGCCTTGTGTTGGGATATCTCATTTACTGCCTCTGGTCTCCGAATTGCTGGGCAACTCTGTACTACTCTATCATCCCTTCGTTTTATCTACTCAAAGGAATTCCCTTATTTCCGCAG GTCTCTAGTAAATGGTTCTTGCCATTTGCTTATGTGATAATCGCGGAACTAGTATATAGTTTTGCTGAGTTCCTATGGAGTGGCGGAACAATACTTGGTTGGTGGAATGAACAAAGAATATGGCTTTACAAGAGAACAAGCTCCTACATGTTTGCATTTCTTGATACAATGTTGAAGTTATTTGGCTCTTCCAATACAACATTCATAGTTACTCCAAAAGTCACTAATGATGATGTGTTGTTGAGATACAAACAAGAGAAAATGGAATTTGGAAGTGATTCACTTATGATTACAATTTTGTCAACATTGGCAATGATCAATCTTTTTTGCCTAATGGGACTGgtgaaaaaattgatattaacaAGAGAATTGGGATTGGAATATGTATTTGAAACTATGGCTTTGCAAATTTTGCTTTGTGGGGTTCTTGTTTTTGTTAACTTGCCTTTGTATAATGCTCTCTTCTTTAGGCAAGATAAGGGGAAAATACCTAGATCCACTGCATTTCA AATTGGGTCATTGAAAGTTTGGATCTTGGTGACTATATTGGTGGTGGCATGGAGATGTGGAGGGGTTTATGGAATTAGATTTGTGATTGATAGAGAAGAATGTTTTTCACATAAAGTTCAAATGGGAGAATCAGTCCATTTTTCGTTTGTTGTTATCAAATCAGAAGGTTCTTGGCATTATAGTGAAGAGGGTGTTGACCTTGTG GTGAAGGGACCTTCCGGGGAGCAGCTTCATGATTTTCGTGACAAAATAAGTGAGAAGAACGAGTTTGTGGCCCATCATGAAGGAGTTTATCGTTTCTGTTTCACCAACAAGTCACCCTATCATGAAACCATAGACTTTGATCTACATGCTGCCCACTTCTCATACCACGACGAGCACGCAAAAGATG AGCATTTCAAACCGTTGTTTGAGCACATTGGACAACTAGAGGAAGCTTTATACAACATTCAGTTTGAGCAGCATTGGCTCGAGGCCCAGACAGACCGACAAGCAATAG TGAATGAAATAATGAGCAAAAGAGCCGTCTACAAAGCTTTGCTCGAGTCTTCTGCTCTCATTGGCGTTAGCATTCTACAAGTCTACCTTCTAAAGCATCTTTTCGAACGAAAGCTGGGGCAATCCAGAGTTTAG
- the LOC101249473 gene encoding protein NOI4 isoform X1 has translation MSSTPCHKLGVSEKGRPLPKFGEWDVNDPASAEGFTVIFNKARDEKKTGGKPDSPSKTDGNRKEGEEPLKPQTKKWFCCMQSPHAES, from the exons ATGAGCTCAACCCCTTGTCACAAGCTGGGGGTTTCG GAAAAGGGTCGACCATTGCCTAAGTTTGGTGAATGGGATGTCAATGATCCAGCTTCTGCAGAGGGATTTACTGTGATTTTCAACAAGGCTAGGGATGAGAAAAAAACTGGTGGCAAGCCAGACTCACCATCAAAGACTGATGGTAATAGAAAGGAAGGAGAAGAACCTTTAAAACCTCAAACT AAAAAATGGTTTTGCTGTATGCAGAGCCCTCATGCAGAATCTTGA